In Caproicibacterium amylolyticum, a genomic segment contains:
- a CDS encoding pyridoxal phosphate-dependent aminotransferase — translation MGKYLSKHFQDKEGYHLGEAPKDRTYIKINANESPYPPSPAVLSALTKELVTTQNLYADPKSTELTKTIAAYYHVKPEQVFADSGSDVILAYCMIAFGSGNGGFCFPDVTYNFYKTFSIFFGLQYREIPLKKDFSICADDYCSCGCNVLIANPNAPSGLKLDLADVKRIAATNSAHLVIIDEAYVDYGNESCVPLINQYDNLLIIQTMSKSRNLAGARIGFAVSSAQNIADLFQMKAAFNPDSINSISQALGCAAVRDVDYMHQCVSKIIRTREKVRAALLQRGFHVLESNTNFLFFEPTVLSAEALYSALKQEGVLVRYYDQPRIQTYIRMSIGTEEQMHTVIAKIDKILLRCCKTQTTIVSPYPSYQTRIEAN, via the coding sequence ATGGGTAAATATTTGAGCAAACACTTTCAAGATAAAGAGGGCTACCACCTGGGAGAAGCGCCCAAGGACAGAACCTATATTAAAATTAACGCAAATGAATCGCCTTATCCGCCCTCGCCAGCCGTATTAAGTGCCCTCACAAAAGAGTTGGTGACCACACAGAATCTTTATGCGGACCCGAAAAGCACTGAACTGACAAAAACAATCGCCGCTTATTATCACGTAAAACCGGAACAAGTTTTTGCCGACAGCGGTTCAGATGTCATTTTGGCTTACTGTATGATTGCGTTTGGCAGCGGCAACGGCGGATTTTGTTTTCCCGATGTCACCTACAACTTTTACAAAACCTTTTCCATCTTTTTCGGCCTGCAGTATCGCGAAATTCCACTGAAAAAGGATTTCAGCATCTGCGCCGACGATTACTGCAGCTGCGGATGCAACGTGCTGATTGCAAACCCAAATGCACCCAGCGGGCTGAAACTTGACTTAGCAGATGTAAAACGCATAGCCGCCACAAACTCGGCGCATCTGGTGATTATTGATGAAGCCTACGTAGATTACGGCAACGAAAGCTGTGTCCCGCTCATAAACCAGTACGACAACCTGCTGATTATCCAGACAATGTCCAAATCCCGCAATCTTGCTGGTGCCCGCATTGGGTTTGCAGTTTCATCCGCACAGAATATTGCCGACCTCTTCCAGATGAAAGCCGCTTTTAATCCGGACAGCATCAACAGCATTTCGCAGGCACTCGGATGTGCCGCTGTGCGGGATGTGGATTATATGCACCAGTGCGTAAGCAAAATTATACGCACACGCGAAAAAGTACGCGCAGCCCTTTTGCAGCGGGGATTTCATGTTTTGGAATCCAACACTAACTTTTTGTTTTTCGAACCAACTGTTCTTTCTGCTGAAGCGTTGTATTCAGCACTCAAACAGGAAGGCGTGTTGGTACGCTACTACGATCAGCCGCGTATTCAAACCTATATCCGCATGTCCATTGGCACAGAAGAACAGATGCACACAGTCATTGCGAAAATTGACAAGATTCTGCTCCGCTGCTGCAAAACGCAGACCACCATCGTTTCCCCGTATCCATCCTATCAAACAAGAATTGAGGCGAATTAA
- a CDS encoding transporter substrate-binding domain-containing protein — protein sequence MKTKNSVIAKRVIAGVLAAVSSAVLFAGCSSGGSQSTAGSTAAGAQSAEKKTFKIALECAYAPYNWTQTDNSNNAVPIQDSGTYCNGYDIQIAKKIADSMGCELQVYKTEWTSIPTAITSGKVDAGICGMTVTAERKKTLLFSDPYYTSSFVALVKKDGKFANAKSLNDLKGAVCTSQQSTAWYDLLSQIPGGSIQPALTDVPTMLVALTSGKCEMLSCDKPTGMAAVKAYSNLKMIEFAEGSGFKVDAEQTHVCAALSLNNTELQGKINTALKNISTADQEKLMQWAVDHQPSA from the coding sequence ATGAAAACAAAAAATAGTGTAATTGCAAAAAGAGTAATCGCGGGGGTGCTGGCGGCAGTTTCTTCTGCAGTCCTCTTCGCGGGCTGTTCTTCCGGCGGCAGCCAGTCCACTGCAGGCTCCACGGCGGCTGGCGCACAGTCAGCAGAAAAGAAAACTTTTAAAATCGCTCTGGAATGTGCCTATGCACCGTACAACTGGACACAGACGGATAATTCCAACAACGCGGTTCCAATTCAGGATTCCGGTACATACTGCAACGGATACGATATTCAGATTGCAAAGAAAATTGCGGACAGCATGGGCTGTGAGTTACAGGTTTATAAAACCGAGTGGACCTCCATTCCGACCGCGATTACTTCCGGCAAGGTGGACGCAGGCATCTGCGGTATGACTGTAACTGCGGAACGCAAGAAGACGCTGCTGTTCAGCGACCCGTACTACACATCCAGCTTTGTTGCATTGGTGAAAAAAGACGGCAAGTTTGCCAATGCCAAGAGCCTTAACGACCTCAAAGGAGCTGTCTGCACTTCCCAGCAGAGCACAGCTTGGTACGATCTGCTTTCGCAGATTCCCGGCGGAAGCATACAGCCGGCTTTAACGGATGTGCCGACCATGCTGGTTGCGCTGACCTCCGGCAAGTGTGAGATGCTTTCCTGTGATAAGCCGACCGGAATGGCTGCGGTTAAGGCATATTCAAATCTCAAAATGATTGAATTTGCTGAGGGCAGCGGTTTTAAGGTGGACGCAGAGCAGACACACGTTTGCGCCGCACTTTCCTTGAACAATACGGAATTGCAGGGCAAAATCAACACGGCTCTCAAAAATATCAGTACAGCCGACCAGGAAAAGCTGATGCAGTGGGCAGTTGACCACCAGCCTTCGGCCTGA